A window of Rhododendron vialii isolate Sample 1 chromosome 13a, ASM3025357v1 contains these coding sequences:
- the LOC131312869 gene encoding OBERON-like protein: MGTSSGSHLHHQPSPKMLPPRQQPRPGGLQTSLSLVPPDACGSPNLQERGSNSDQIRESPSESASSRETWPTADALMAKKLEKEKEGENGFAEHSVVRHISSSDKMSLRDVTRERVEVISERMQHLPDEFLEKLKCELRIVLEGSGGSLHRDEFLFMQKLVQSRSDLTDKTLSRAHRVQLEILVAIKTGIQAFLHPSVSLSQASLIEVFLYKRCRNIACGSLLPAEECTCETCSMRNGFCNLCMCVICTKFDFEVNTCRWIGCDLCSHWTHTDCAIRNGLIGMGPGVKAGSVPADMLFRCRACSRTSELLGWVKDVFQHCAPSWDRESLIRELDYASRIFRGSEDPRGRKLFWKCEELIDKLKGGMAEPMACKVILMFFQELELDPSKNSESEESGRLIAPQEAFNRIADVVQEAIRKMEMVADEKLRMVKKARLAVEACDQELTDKAREVASLKMERQRKKQQIDELESIVRLKQAEADMFDVKASEARREAERLQRIALSKSDKSEDDYASRYLKQRLNEAEKEKQYLFEKLKLQESSRTSQSSSGGGSDASQMLMYCKMQDMLKNIYNVPPKTEGQSNDLHNLGAIP, translated from the exons ATGGGAACTTCTTCTGGGTCTCATCTCCATCATCAACCTTCACCGAAAATGCTGCCTCCTCGTCAACAACCACGACCTGGAGGACTACAGACATCACTATCCCTGGTCCCACCCGATGCTTGTGGCTCTCCCAATCTTCAAGAGCGTGGCTCAAACTCTGATCAAATCCGCGAATCTCCATCAGAAAGTGCTAGCTCACGTGAAACCTGGCCCACCGCTGATGCCTTGATGGCGAAAAAACTGGAGAAGGAAAAGGAAGGGGAAAATGGTTTTGCTGAACATTCTGTTGTCCGCCATATCTCAAGCTCAGATAAGATGTCTCTGAGAGACGTGACCAGAGAAAGAGTGGAGGTAATATCCGAAAGAATGCAGCATCTTCCGGATGAGTTTTTGGAAAAGCTTAAGTGCGAACTTCGGATTGTTCTTGAAGGATCAGGTGGTTCTTTGCATAGGGATGAGTTCCTATTTATGCAAAAGTTAGTTCAGAGTAGGAGTGATTTGACAGATAAAACATTGAGTAGGGCACATAGGGTCCAACTAGAAATTCTCGTCGCGATCAAGACTGGGATTCAGGCGTTTTTGCATCCCAGTGTTAGTCTCTCTCAAGCTTCCCTCATTGAGGTTTTCCTTTACAAGAGGTGTAGAAACATTGCATGTGGGAGTCTGCTTCCAGCAGAGGAATGTACCTGCGAAACTTGCTCTATGAGAAATGGTTTTTGCAACCTTTGCATGTGTGTGATTTGTACCAAATTTGATTTTGAAGTGAACACATGCCGGTGGATAGGTTGTGATTTATGTTCTCATTGGACGCACACAGATTGTGCTATCCGTAATGGGCTGATTGGGATGGGCCCTGGTGTTAAGGCTGGTTCCGTTCCAGCAGATATGCTTTTCAGATGCCGAGCTTGCAGTAGAACATCTGAGTTGTTGGGTTGGGTCAAAGATGTGTTCCAACACTGTGCACCAAGTTGGGATCGTGAGTCACTGATTAGGGAACTCGATTATGCGAGTAGAATTTTCCGTGGGAGTGAAGATCCCAGAGGTAGGAAGCTCTTCTGGAAGTGTGAGGAACTCATAGACAAACTGAAAGGCGGGATGGCAGAACCTATGGCTTGTAAAGTAATTTTAATGTTCTTTCAAG AGCTTGAGTTGGACCCATCGAAAAATTCAGAAAGCGAGGAAAGTGGTCGGCTAATAGCTCCCCAAGAGGCATTCAACAGGATTGCCGATGTTGTGCAAGAAGCCATCAGGAAAATGGAAATGGTGGCAGATGAGAAGCTGCGTATGGTAAAGAAAGCCCGCCTTGCTGTTGAGGCTTGTGATCAGGAACTCACCGATAAAGCTAGAGAAGTGGCTTCTCTAAAGATGGAGAGGCAGAGGAAGAAACAACAAATCGATGAGCTTGAAAGCATCGTGAGGCTTAAACAAGCAGAAGCAGATATGTTTGATGTCAAAGCCAGTGAGGCTAGGCGAGAAGCAGAGAGGCTGCAAAGGATTGCACTTTCTAAATCAGACAAGTCAGAGGATGATTATGCCAGCAGATATCTGAAACAGCGTTTGAACGAGGCTGAGAAAGAGAAGCAGTACCTATTTGAGAAGTTAAAGCTTCAGGAGAGTTCAAGGACCTCACAGAGCAGCAGTGGTGGAGGAAGCGATGCATCCCAGATGCTAATGTATTGCAAGATGCAAGACATGCTCAAGAATATTTATAATGTACCCCCAAAGACAGAGGGCCAATCAAATGACCTCCACAACCTCGGTGCAATTCCTTGA
- the LOC131313972 gene encoding uncharacterized protein LOC131313972 has protein sequence MGMESSDQVVIHSSIALLQERFKRLRRVKEMRQRKEMLRKLWESENYSNHSSNNPTETTHFKPSTKCFFEKDQTVLNPPPRHSVSLSLWPSSEIKHNSFRGVDIKPELVKSWLTDKPSLRAPPSRFKGSDSEVDTSLHL, from the coding sequence ATGGGTATGGAAAGTAGTGATCAAGTAGTCATTCACTCCTCCATTGCGCTGTTGCAGGAGCGGTTCAAGAGATTGAGGAGGGTGAAGGAGATGAGACAGAGGAAGGAAATGCTGAGAAAGTTATGGGAATCTGAAAATTATAGCAACCATTCCAGTAATAATCCTACTGAAACTACCCATTTTAAGCCATCAACCaagtgtttttttgaaaaagatcaAACAGTACTAAACCCTCCACCGAGGCATTCGGTTTCTCTGTCCCTCTGGCCTAGCTCAGAAATCAAACACAACAGCTTCAGGGGAGTTGATATCAAACCAGAATTGGTGAAATCGTGGCTCACTGATAAGCCCTCGTTGCGCGCCCCGCCGAGCAGATTCAAGGGCTCGGATTCTGAAGTTGATACCTCTCTTCATCTTTAG